One Mauremys mutica isolate MM-2020 ecotype Southern chromosome 19, ASM2049712v1, whole genome shotgun sequence genomic window carries:
- the LOC123352879 gene encoding interleukin-8-like: MKVTSLALATLLLAALWTEAHCDSFISQSNTCCMKDNFVLRRISPKHIKSCRPTGPNCSRQAVIVTLTQGKEVCVDPSKIRLATCKGKQEKSLKDTRPAQLRQQQMDTNSA; this comes from the exons ATGAAGGTCACCTCCTTAGCCCTGGCAACGCTGCTCCTTGCCGCTCTCTGGACTGAAGCCCACTGCGATTCCT TCATCAGCCAGAGCAACACATGCTGCATGAAAGATAATTTTGTGCTTAGAAGAATTTCTCCAAAACACATCAAAAGTTGCAGACCCACAGGTCCTAACTGCTCCCGCCAGGCCGTGAT AGTGACGCTCACACAGGGGAAGGAAGTCTGTGTTGATCCCAGTAAGATACGGTTGGCCACATGTAAAGGAAAGCAAGAAAAATCACTTAAAGACACCCGGCCTGCACAGCTGAGACAGCAGCAGATGGATACGAACTCAGCGTAA
- the LOC123352831 gene encoding interleukin-8-like, with protein MKVTSLALATLLLAALWTEAHCDSFISQSNTCCMKDNFVLRRISPKYIKSCRRTGPNCSRQAVIVTLTQGKEVCVDPSKIRLATCKGKQEKSLKDTRPAQLRQQQMDTNSA; from the exons ATGAAGGTCACCTCCTTAGCCCTGGCAACGCTGCTCCTTGCCGCTCTCTGGACGGAAGCCCACTGCGATTCCT TCATCAGCCAGAGCAACACATGCTGCATGAAAGATAATTTTGTGCTTAGAAGAATTTCTCCAAAATACATCAAAAGTTGCAGACGCACAGGTCCTAACTGCTCCCGCCAGGCCGTGAT agtgACGCTCACACAGGGGAAGGAAGTCTGTGTTGATCCCAGTAAGATACGGTTGGCCACATGTAAAGGAAAGCAAGAAAAATCACTTAAAGACACCCGGCCTGCACAGCTGAGACAGCAGCAGATGGACACGAACTCAGCGTAA